One window from the genome of Caldilineales bacterium encodes:
- a CDS encoding ATP-dependent Clp protease ATP-binding subunit yields MTLLNPDIPAPELTRALNDAAAAMKAYGQTVLTPELLLLAFARGEKYNASLLLQHLSRERGFKLDEFTKTVEQMAKLRQGRDGKLGFVSDDGATVALSDELLIVLDEGRGIARALDEVQVGTHHALGAMSERGVSTSAFLQRHGITPAAMTDQLMAAAAIKKQTANDLVGQAQAGELKPVYYRQALLRDLSTLLALAGRRHVLLIGPPGVGKRSLVQSLALLMAEGKGPAGLKSLVTIHESSLLTDPAQALEAGLRQAAGGILFVPNIQRFFGGPLDAVFPKAERPLQKAFLGADPVLIGSLSQADYDRFIAKTAAVAENCQRLEVPEPGVDETVAILDVHRPHLEAEYGLQIDPASLPAVANFARRYLTETPLPASAIQLLHRSCALVRAGGQAQNPFRPTISGDGARLDGEDVALALSLMTGVPVNRLGVDERARYASMVEAIRQRLIGQDEAVLAVSRAVKTARVGLKDPKRPIGSFLFLGPTGVGKTELAKALAEFMFGDENAAYELDMSEYQQEHSVARLIGAPPGYVGYEGGGQLTDYVRSHPYAIILFDEVEKAHPRVLDVLLQMMEEGRLTDGQGRPAYFNEAVIILTSNLGSEFLTEAIISERQRQMVMEAVHSFFRPEFLNRLDEIILFHALSPDELRQILDLLLKKEAALLTPRGLKLEVDTPARSWLLAQNDHPEWGARPLRRILQKHLREPLADYLLANDPAAGTVVRVSATTAGLEFEMAAPG; encoded by the coding sequence ATGACCCTCCTCAACCCCGACATCCCCGCGCCCGAACTGACCCGCGCCCTCAATGACGCCGCCGCCGCCATGAAAGCCTACGGCCAGACGGTGCTCACGCCCGAACTGCTGCTGCTGGCCTTCGCCCGCGGCGAGAAATACAACGCCAGCCTGCTGTTGCAGCACCTCAGCCGCGAGCGAGGCTTCAAGCTCGACGAATTCACCAAGACGGTCGAGCAGATGGCCAAGTTGCGCCAGGGGCGCGATGGCAAACTGGGCTTCGTCAGCGACGACGGCGCCACGGTGGCGCTTTCGGACGAGCTGCTCATCGTCCTCGATGAAGGCCGGGGCATTGCCCGCGCCCTGGACGAGGTGCAGGTGGGGACGCATCATGCCCTGGGGGCCATGTCCGAGCGCGGGGTCAGCACCTCCGCCTTCCTCCAACGGCACGGCATCACCCCTGCCGCCATGACCGACCAGCTGATGGCGGCGGCGGCGATCAAGAAACAGACGGCCAACGATCTGGTGGGCCAGGCCCAGGCCGGCGAACTCAAGCCTGTCTACTATCGCCAGGCCCTGTTGCGCGACCTCAGCACCCTGCTGGCCCTGGCCGGGCGCCGGCATGTGCTGCTGATTGGGCCGCCCGGCGTGGGCAAACGCTCGTTGGTGCAATCATTGGCCCTGTTGATGGCCGAGGGCAAGGGGCCGGCGGGGCTGAAATCGTTGGTCACGATCCACGAATCCTCGCTGCTGACTGACCCCGCCCAGGCGCTGGAGGCCGGTTTACGCCAGGCCGCGGGCGGCATCCTCTTCGTCCCCAACATCCAGCGTTTCTTCGGCGGCCCGCTCGACGCCGTTTTTCCCAAGGCCGAGCGCCCGCTGCAAAAAGCCTTCCTCGGCGCCGACCCGGTGCTCATCGGCTCGCTCAGCCAGGCCGATTACGACCGTTTCATCGCCAAGACCGCCGCCGTGGCCGAAAACTGCCAGCGCCTGGAGGTGCCCGAACCCGGCGTCGATGAGACCGTCGCCATCCTCGACGTCCATCGCCCGCATCTGGAGGCAGAATACGGCTTGCAGATCGACCCTGCCAGCCTGCCCGCCGTCGCCAACTTCGCCCGCCGTTACCTGACCGAGACGCCCCTCCCCGCCTCGGCCATCCAACTCCTGCACCGCTCCTGCGCCCTGGTGCGCGCCGGCGGCCAGGCCCAGAACCCCTTCCGCCCGACCATCAGCGGCGACGGCGCCCGGCTCGACGGCGAGGACGTGGCCCTGGCCCTGAGCTTGATGACCGGCGTCCCCGTTAACCGGCTGGGCGTGGACGAGCGGGCGCGCTACGCCAGCATGGTCGAGGCCATCCGCCAGCGCCTCATCGGCCAGGATGAGGCGGTTCTGGCCGTCTCGCGCGCGGTCAAGACCGCGCGCGTCGGCCTCAAGGACCCCAAGCGGCCGATCGGCTCCTTCCTCTTCCTGGGTCCCACCGGCGTCGGCAAGACCGAACTGGCCAAGGCCCTGGCCGAGTTCATGTTCGGCGATGAGAACGCCGCCTATGAGCTGGACATGAGCGAATATCAGCAAGAGCACAGCGTCGCCCGGCTGATCGGCGCACCGCCCGGCTATGTGGGCTACGAGGGCGGCGGCCAACTGACCGACTATGTGCGCTCGCATCCCTACGCCATCATCCTCTTCGACGAAGTCGAAAAAGCCCACCCGCGCGTCCTGGACGTGCTGTTACAGATGATGGAAGAGGGCCGCCTGACCGATGGCCAGGGCCGGCCTGCCTATTTCAACGAGGCCGTGATCATCCTCACCAGCAACCTCGGCTCCGAATTCCTGACCGAAGCGATCATCAGCGAGCGACAGCGGCAGATGGTGATGGAGGCCGTGCACAGCTTCTTCCGCCCGGAGTTCCTCAACCGGCTGGACGAGATCATTCTCTTCCACGCCCTTTCGCCCGATGAATTGCGGCAGATTCTTGACTTGCTACTGAAAAAAGAGGCCGCCCTGCTGACCCCGCGCGGCCTCAAGCTCGAAGTCGATACACCTGCCCGCTCCTGGCTGCTGGCCCAGAACGATCACCCCGAATGGGGCGCCCGGCCTTTGCGCCGCATCTTGCAGAAGCATCTGCGCGAGCCGTTGGCGGATTATCTGCTGGCCAACGACCCCGCCGCCGGCACGGTGGTGCGCGTGAGCGCCACCACCGCCGGCCTGGAATTCGAGATGGCGGCGCCGGGGTGA
- a CDS encoding isocitrate/isopropylmalate dehydrogenase family protein, with amino-acid sequence MTHPTVLLIPGDGIGAEVVPAAARVLAALAPDLVFQEAEAGWGCFQRRGLALPAETVVAARSAGAVLFGAIQSPMQATPGYSSPILGLRRELELWGNLRPARNLPKRPPLFDLLIVRENSEGLYSGREHAIEGGWVVERVITAAASQRIARLACEQAFRHAERVGRPPRLTVVHKANVLKHSDGLFRSSCLETAAAFPGLKVDEMLVDTAAMWLARDPGRFDVLVTTNLFGDILSDLAAGLAGGLGLAPSANIGSGPAAVFEPVHGSAPDIAGQGIANPLAALRTAVMLLEHLGRFDAARRLDAAIEHVLRHGPHTPDLGGQAGTETVADAVRRLCTQPS; translated from the coding sequence ATGACCCACCCCACTGTTCTCCTCATCCCCGGCGATGGCATCGGCGCCGAAGTCGTGCCCGCGGCGGCCCGCGTCCTGGCGGCTCTTGCACCTGATCTTGTATTTCAGGAGGCAGAAGCCGGCTGGGGCTGCTTCCAGCGGCGGGGGCTGGCCCTGCCCGCCGAGACGGTGGTGGCCGCCCGCAGCGCCGGCGCCGTCCTTTTTGGCGCCATCCAATCGCCCATGCAGGCCACCCCCGGTTACAGCAGCCCCATCCTGGGCCTGCGCCGCGAGCTGGAGTTGTGGGGCAACCTGCGCCCCGCCCGCAATCTGCCCAAACGCCCGCCCCTCTTCGACCTGTTGATCGTGCGCGAGAACAGCGAGGGATTGTACAGCGGCCGAGAGCATGCCATCGAGGGCGGCTGGGTGGTCGAACGGGTGATCACCGCCGCGGCCAGCCAACGCATCGCCCGCCTGGCCTGCGAACAGGCTTTTCGCCATGCCGAGCGTGTGGGCCGTCCCCCGCGGCTGACCGTCGTCCACAAGGCCAACGTGCTCAAGCACAGCGACGGCCTCTTCCGCTCGTCCTGCCTGGAGACGGCCGCTGCTTTCCCCGGTCTGAAGGTGGACGAGATGCTGGTGGACACGGCGGCGATGTGGCTGGCCCGCGACCCTGGTCGTTTCGATGTGCTGGTGACCACCAACCTCTTTGGCGACATCCTCTCCGATCTGGCGGCGGGGTTGGCGGGCGGGCTGGGGCTGGCGCCGTCGGCCAATATCGGCTCCGGCCCGGCGGCGGTGTTCGAGCCGGTGCACGGTTCGGCGCCCGACATCGCCGGTCAGGGCATCGCCAATCCGCTGGCCGCTCTGCGCACAGCGGTGATGCTGCTTGAACACCTGGGTCGCTTCGACGCGGCCCGCCGTTTGGACGCCGCCATCGAACACGTGCTGCGGCACGGCCCGCACACGCCCGATCTGGGCGGGCAGGCCGGGACAGAGACTGTGGCCGACGCCGTCCGCCGTTTGTGCACTCAACCTAGCTGA
- a CDS encoding DUF1015 domain-containing protein codes for MSTSPPRLLPFTGWRYAPGIDLDSVAAPPYDVIDADERATLAGRDEHNVVHLTLPQPDPASGRTAYEVAAQVAAAWRAHGILRPDPTPALYLLRQRFHLPDGRAAERRGFIGRLRLAAWGQGILPHERTFPQAKADRLALLKATGLHDSPIFTLFQDEDGEAGRALAAAQEQPPAAVYGDDHGDMHELWRGDDPALIAHLTALMQARTLYVADGHHRYETALAYQVWRRQEGGDEGAGHGAGHGAGHGADYCLAYFAALEDPGLVILPTHRLVMHAGRVEADQLWAALAADFDLLPCADDAELIAGLERHPAGAAVFGLVLQNLPPHLLRLRPHPAQGRVLLADHPAPVAALPVAILQSLILGPYFGVSADPQTQKAQLRFEPDAAAAIAHVRAGRAAAALLTRPTSLSQLRDLADAGCVAPPKATYFYPKLPSGLVFSLTQSPA; via the coding sequence TTGTCTACTTCTCCCCCCCGCCTTCTCCCCTTCACCGGCTGGCGCTATGCCCCCGGCATCGACCTGGACAGCGTCGCGGCCCCGCCCTATGACGTGATCGACGCCGATGAGCGGGCGACGCTGGCCGGGCGAGATGAGCACAACGTCGTCCATCTCACCCTGCCGCAGCCCGATCCCGCCAGCGGCCGCACCGCCTACGAAGTCGCCGCCCAGGTCGCCGCCGCCTGGCGCGCCCACGGCATCCTCCGCCCCGACCCGACCCCGGCCCTCTATCTGCTCCGCCAGCGTTTTCATCTGCCTGACGGCCGGGCCGCCGAACGCCGCGGCTTCATCGGTCGTCTGCGGCTGGCGGCATGGGGCCAGGGCATCCTTCCCCACGAACGCACCTTCCCGCAGGCCAAAGCCGACCGTCTGGCTCTGCTCAAGGCCACCGGCCTGCACGACAGCCCCATCTTCACCCTGTTCCAGGATGAGGACGGCGAGGCGGGCCGGGCGCTGGCCGCAGCACAAGAGCAGCCGCCCGCCGCCGTCTATGGCGACGATCATGGCGACATGCACGAACTCTGGCGCGGGGATGACCCCGCCCTGATCGCCCACCTGACGGCGCTGATGCAGGCGCGGACGCTGTATGTGGCCGACGGCCATCATCGCTACGAAACCGCCCTGGCCTACCAGGTCTGGCGGCGGCAGGAGGGCGGCGATGAGGGGGCCGGGCACGGGGCCGGGCACGGGGCCGGACACGGGGCCGACTACTGCCTGGCCTATTTTGCGGCCCTGGAAGACCCCGGCCTGGTCATCCTCCCCACCCATCGCCTGGTGATGCACGCAGGGCGGGTCGAGGCCGACCAGCTATGGGCGGCCCTGGCAGCCGACTTCGACCTGCTCCCCTGCGCCGATGACGCCGAACTCATCGCCGGCCTCGAACGCCATCCGGCCGGCGCCGCCGTCTTCGGGCTGGTGCTGCAGAACCTGCCGCCGCACTTACTCCGGCTGCGACCCCACCCGGCCCAAGGGCGCGTCCTCCTGGCCGATCACCCCGCGCCCGTAGCCGCCCTGCCGGTCGCCATCCTCCAGAGCCTCATCCTCGGCCCCTACTTTGGCGTCAGCGCCGACCCGCAGACACAGAAAGCGCAACTTCGGTTCGAGCCAGACGCCGCCGCCGCCATCGCACATGTCCGCGCTGGCCGCGCCGCCGCCGCCCTGCTGACCCGCCCCACCAGCCTGAGCCAACTGCGCGACCTGGCCGACGCCGGCTGTGTGGCCCCGCCCAAAGCCACCTATTTCTATCCCAAGCTGCCATCGGGTCTGGTCTTCAGCCTGACGCAATCGCCGGCGTAA
- a CDS encoding translation initiation factor: MPTPAQTEPIRVYLERKGRGGKSVSVIKGIQSHPDGKKSLLKHLQARLGTGGAVKEGDIEIQGDHRDRIIDLLAELGLKAKKAGG, from the coding sequence ATGCCCACCCCTGCCCAGACTGAACCCATCCGCGTCTACCTGGAGCGCAAAGGGCGCGGCGGCAAGTCCGTCTCGGTGATCAAAGGCATCCAGAGCCATCCCGACGGCAAAAAGAGCCTCCTCAAACACCTGCAAGCCCGGTTGGGCACAGGCGGCGCCGTCAAAGAAGGCGACATCGAGATCCAGGGCGACCACCGCGACCGCATCATCGACCTCCTGGCCGAGCTGGGCCTGAAGGCGAAGAAGGCGGGAGGCTAG
- a CDS encoding histidine phosphatase family protein has translation MPPVLYLARHATPDWNRKDIPYDIPPGPSLVPQGQAEAAQLAAWLDGRGIRQVYASPMARARQTAAIVSAALGATLVEAPDLIESRRGETFEAIHARMQRFFAGIVADGDEPLAAVSHGFPIEVLLQSLGVGADVMAPLRDRFDHRNVIACAGAWEIDLSSPQAPRCTLAFTPAIASG, from the coding sequence ATGCCACCTGTGCTCTATCTCGCCCGCCACGCCACGCCCGACTGGAACCGCAAGGACATCCCCTACGACATCCCACCCGGCCCCTCGCTCGTCCCCCAGGGCCAGGCCGAGGCCGCCCAACTGGCCGCCTGGTTGGACGGACGGGGCATCAGACAGGTGTACGCCTCGCCTATGGCGCGCGCCCGGCAGACGGCGGCGATCGTGAGCGCCGCCCTGGGCGCCACCCTGGTCGAGGCGCCTGACCTGATCGAATCGCGCCGCGGCGAGACCTTCGAGGCGATCCACGCCCGGATGCAGCGTTTCTTCGCGGGCATCGTCGCCGACGGCGATGAGCCGTTGGCGGCGGTGTCGCACGGTTTCCCCATCGAGGTGTTGCTGCAAAGCCTGGGCGTGGGTGCAGACGTGATGGCGCCCCTGCGTGATCGCTTCGACCATCGCAATGTCATCGCCTGCGCCGGGGCCTGGGAGATCGACCTCTCCTCGCCGCAGGCGCCCCGCTGCACCCTGGCTTTTACGCCGGCGATTGCGTCAGGCTGA
- a CDS encoding aspartate kinase: protein MLVLKFGGTSVGNTQAFAQTAQIIARARAQDANTVGVTSAMSGVTNTLIHAARSAAAGHEQPYREARSDLLLKHQLVAGQLIEDGVERAAYGRLIDERLRSFERLCQSIYVLGELTARGLDVVSGLGERMAAPLLAAVLRAHGVDAEWVDAGEMIVTDDSFGSATPLMEPTSARINARLRPLLEQGKTPVVTGFVAATTSGIPTTLGRGGSDYSAAIVGACLGAGEVQIWTDVNGVMTADPRIVPGAVTLPELTYIEASELAYFGAKVLHPKTILPAIEAAIPIRVANTFDPDGPSTLVVPETRNGGSVKAITAIKHLTLVNVEGRGMIGVPGIAARTFKAVAGVGANVLMISQSSSEQNICFAVPEADTPAVVSALQQELSQELSRHFIDQVRAMHNIVIIAVVGVGMRGTPGIAGRLFSALGESHINVIAMSQGSSEVNISLVVAEADADDAVRKIHSAFFA from the coding sequence ATGCTCGTACTCAAATTCGGCGGCACCTCCGTCGGCAACACCCAGGCCTTCGCCCAGACAGCGCAAATCATTGCCCGCGCCCGCGCGCAGGACGCCAACACCGTCGGCGTCACCTCGGCCATGAGCGGCGTGACCAACACCCTCATCCATGCCGCCCGTTCGGCCGCCGCCGGTCACGAACAGCCCTATCGCGAGGCCCGCAGCGATTTGCTGCTCAAACACCAGTTGGTGGCCGGGCAATTGATCGAGGACGGGGTGGAGCGCGCGGCCTATGGCCGGCTGATCGACGAGCGGCTGCGCTCGTTCGAGCGGCTGTGCCAGTCGATCTATGTCTTGGGCGAACTCACCGCCCGCGGCCTGGATGTGGTGTCGGGCTTGGGCGAACGCATGGCCGCGCCCTTGCTGGCGGCCGTCTTGCGCGCCCACGGCGTCGACGCCGAATGGGTGGATGCAGGCGAAATGATCGTCACCGACGACAGTTTCGGCTCGGCCACGCCGCTGATGGAACCGACCAGCGCCCGCATCAACGCCCGCTTGCGGCCCTTGCTGGAGCAGGGCAAGACGCCGGTCGTCACCGGTTTCGTCGCCGCCACGACCAGCGGCATCCCCACCACCCTGGGCCGGGGCGGGTCCGATTACTCGGCCGCCATCGTCGGCGCCTGCCTGGGGGCCGGCGAAGTGCAGATCTGGACGGATGTAAACGGCGTCATGACCGCCGACCCCCGCATCGTGCCCGGCGCCGTCACCCTGCCCGAGCTGACCTACATCGAGGCCTCGGAACTGGCCTATTTCGGGGCCAAGGTGCTCCATCCCAAGACCATCCTCCCCGCCATCGAGGCCGCCATCCCCATCCGCGTGGCCAACACCTTCGACCCGGACGGCCCCTCGACCCTGGTCGTGCCCGAAACCCGCAACGGCGGCTCGGTCAAGGCCATCACCGCTATCAAACACCTGACCCTGGTCAATGTCGAGGGCCGGGGGATGATCGGCGTGCCGGGCATCGCCGCCCGCACCTTCAAGGCCGTGGCCGGGGTGGGGGCCAATGTGCTGATGATCAGCCAGTCGTCCTCCGAGCAGAACATCTGCTTCGCCGTGCCCGAGGCCGATACGCCGGCCGTGGTGTCGGCGCTGCAACAGGAGTTGTCGCAGGAACTCTCTCGCCATTTCATCGACCAGGTGCGGGCGATGCACAACATCGTCATCATCGCCGTGGTGGGTGTGGGCATGCGCGGGACGCCCGGCATTGCCGGACGACTGTTCAGCGCCCTGGGCGAGTCGCACATCAACGTCATCGCCATGTCCCAGGGGTCGAGCGAGGTGAATATCTCGCTGGTGGTGGCAGAGGCCGACGCCGACGACGCCGTGCGCAAGATCCACAGCGCCTTTTTTGCCTGA
- a CDS encoding type II toxin-antitoxin system PemK/MazF family toxin — MVLRPSRGEIWLADLDPTRGHEQMGWRPVLIVSANLFNHGPAGLVFVLPLTRTFRGIPVHVPVEPPEGGLREPSYILCDGLRSIAKERLHGPPWGKVSAATMRQVEDRLRILISL, encoded by the coding sequence ATGGTGCTTCGTCCTTCACGGGGTGAGATTTGGCTGGCCGATCTGGACCCGACGCGGGGGCATGAGCAGATGGGCTGGCGACCAGTGTTGATTGTCTCGGCCAATCTGTTCAATCACGGCCCGGCTGGACTGGTTTTCGTCTTGCCCCTCACGCGCACCTTTCGCGGCATTCCGGTGCATGTGCCCGTGGAACCACCGGAAGGGGGCCTGAGAGAGCCAAGCTACATCCTCTGCGATGGGCTGCGGTCGATTGCAAAGGAACGATTGCATGGCCCGCCCTGGGGCAAAGTCTCGGCGGCGACGATGCGGCAAGTCGAAGATAGGCTTCGGATCCTGATCAGCCTGTAG
- a CDS encoding MBL fold metallo-hydrolase gives MPPPPSPLSIVNVGYRSTNYWVVSAGRSRLLVDIGWPGTFGAMKTNLRRMDIPLDQIRFALATHYHIDHAGLAEEFKRAGVPLLVLDVQVDAIPLMKTWTKPWDHYLEITAAGNTVISFASSRALLAGIGIPGEIVHTPGHSDHCVTLLLDDGSAFTGDLPPEDYSFDNPTALASWEMLRRRGADTVYPAHGPVRPLGAPSLPA, from the coding sequence GTGCCACCGCCACCATCGCCGCTCTCGATCGTCAATGTCGGCTATCGCTCGACCAACTACTGGGTCGTCAGCGCCGGGAGATCGCGGCTGCTGGTGGATATCGGCTGGCCGGGCACGTTTGGCGCCATGAAGACCAACCTCCGTCGCATGGACATCCCCCTCGACCAGATCCGCTTTGCCCTGGCGACCCACTATCACATCGACCATGCTGGCCTGGCCGAGGAATTCAAACGGGCAGGCGTCCCCCTGCTGGTGCTCGATGTCCAGGTCGACGCCATCCCGCTCATGAAGACCTGGACGAAGCCCTGGGATCACTACCTCGAAATCACGGCCGCAGGCAACACCGTCATCTCGTTTGCCTCTAGCCGCGCCCTCCTGGCCGGGATCGGCATCCCCGGCGAGATCGTACACACGCCCGGCCACAGCGACCACTGCGTCACCCTCCTCCTGGATGATGGATCGGCCTTCACCGGCGATCTCCCGCCCGAGGACTACAGCTTCGATAACCCCACGGCCTTGGCCAGCTGGGAGATGTTGCGCCGCCGCGGGGCCGATACGGTCTACCCTGCGCACGGGCCGGTGCGGCCGCTCGGTGCACCGTCCCTTCCAGCCTGA
- the asd gene encoding aspartate-semialdehyde dehydrogenase: protein MSPIPVGILGATGAVGQRFISLLAHHPWFQITDLLASPRSAGKRYGDAVNWILDAPLPAPIAEMTLKLGQPGQIDARILFSALPTDEAQAMEPILAEAGHFIFSNASPYRMTPDVPLVVTEINPDHLALVKQQQAARGWQGFIVCNANCTATHLVGALHPLDQAFGLDKVFVATMQAASGAGYPGVPSLDLIDNVMPHSYGEEDKVQTEPLKIMGRLVEGAIEPAGFRISAHCHRVPVIDGHYEAVSVALRRPAGRDDLIDAFRSYRSLPQELHLPSAPDPAVIVRDELNRPQPRLDRMAGGGMATVVGRIRPCNLFDWRFSLLGHNTIRGAAGGSILNAELMVHQGAIR, encoded by the coding sequence ATGTCACCCATCCCTGTCGGCATCCTCGGCGCCACCGGCGCTGTGGGCCAACGTTTCATCAGCCTCCTCGCCCATCACCCCTGGTTCCAGATCACCGACCTGCTTGCCTCGCCGCGTTCAGCCGGCAAACGCTATGGCGACGCCGTCAACTGGATCCTGGATGCGCCCCTGCCCGCCCCCATCGCCGAGATGACGCTCAAGCTCGGCCAGCCAGGCCAGATCGACGCCCGCATCCTCTTCTCGGCCCTCCCCACCGACGAAGCGCAGGCGATGGAGCCGATCCTGGCCGAAGCCGGGCATTTCATCTTCTCCAACGCCTCCCCCTACCGCATGACGCCGGATGTGCCGCTGGTCGTGACCGAGATCAACCCCGACCATCTGGCCCTGGTGAAGCAGCAACAGGCCGCCCGCGGCTGGCAAGGCTTCATCGTCTGCAACGCCAACTGCACGGCCACCCATCTCGTCGGCGCCCTGCACCCCCTCGACCAGGCCTTTGGGCTCGACAAGGTCTTCGTCGCCACCATGCAGGCGGCTTCGGGCGCGGGCTACCCCGGCGTCCCCTCGCTCGACCTCATCGACAACGTCATGCCGCACAGCTACGGCGAAGAAGACAAGGTGCAGACCGAGCCGCTCAAAATCATGGGCCGGCTGGTGGAGGGGGCCATCGAGCCGGCCGGGTTCAGGATCAGCGCCCATTGCCATCGTGTGCCGGTCATCGATGGCCATTACGAGGCCGTCTCGGTCGCGCTCCGGCGCCCGGCCGGGCGCGATGACCTCATCGACGCCTTCCGCTCGTACCGCAGCCTGCCGCAGGAACTGCACCTGCCCAGCGCGCCCGATCCGGCTGTCATCGTCCGTGATGAACTCAACCGGCCGCAGCCACGCCTGGATCGCATGGCCGGCGGCGGCATGGCCACGGTCGTCGGTCGCATCCGACCCTGCAACCTCTTCGACTGGCGTTTCTCGCTCCTCGGCCACAACACCATCCGCGGCGCCGCTGGCGGCTCCATCCTCAACGCCGAACTTATGGTGCATCAAGGCGCGATTCGTTAG